The proteins below come from a single Pleuronectes platessa chromosome 1, fPlePla1.1, whole genome shotgun sequence genomic window:
- the gpib gene encoding glucose-6-phosphate isomerase b codes for MALTQDPNFLKLQDWYTAHALQLNMRHMFEADKERFNKLSLTLNTEDGDVLLDYSKNLVTDDVMKMLIDLAKSRGMEAAREKMFKGEKINFTEDRAVLHVALRNRSNTPVMVGGKDVMLDINKVLEKMKGFCHRVRSGEWKGYTGKAITDVVNIGIGGSDLGPLMVTEALKPYSKDGPRVWFVSNIDGTHIAKTLAHLNAETTLFIIASKTFTTQETITNAESAKEWFLEHAKDKAAVAKHFVALSTNAPKVKDFGIDTENMFEFWDWVGGRFSLWSAIGMAIALHIGFDNFEKLLSGAHWMDNHFRTAPLEKNAPVLLAMLGIWYINFFHAESHAMLPYDQYMHRFTAYFQQGDMESNGKYITNKGARVNYHTGPIVWGEPGTNGQHAFYQLIHQGTRMVPSDFLIPAQSQHPIRDNLHHKILLGNFLAQTEALMKGKTTEEARKELEASGVTGDDLEKILPHKVFQGNRPTTSIIFKKVTPYTLGALIAMYEHKIFIQGLMWEINSFDQWGVELGKQLAKKIEPELKDKAEVHSHDSSTNGLINFLKKNFS; via the exons ATGGCACTCACACAGGACCCCAACTTCCTCAAGCTGCAGGACTGGTACACAGCCCACGCCCTGCAACTCAACATGAGGCACATGTTCGAGGCCGACAAGGAGAGATTCAACAAGCTCAG CCTCACACTGAACACTGAGGATGGAGACGTTCTTCTGGATTACTCCAAGAATCTGGTCACAGACGACGTCATGAAGATGCTGATTGATCTG GCCAAGTCTAGAGGAATGGAAGCCGCCAGAGAGAAGATGTTCAAAGGAGAGAAGATCAACTTCACTGAG GACCGGGCTGTGCTCCATGTGGCTCTGAGGAACCGCTCCAATACTCCCGTCATGGTTGGTGGCAAGGACGTGATGCTTGACATCAACAAGGTCCTGGAGAAGATGAAGGGCTTCTGCCAC AGAGTCCGCAGCGGTGAATGGAAGGGCTACACAGGAAAGGCCATCACAGATGTTGTTAATATCGGCATCGGAGGATCTGACCTT GGCCCCCTGATGGTGACTGAGGCCCTGAAGCCTTACTCTAAGGATGGACCGCGTGTGTGGTTTGTGTCCAACATTGACGGAACACACATCGCCAAAACCCTGGCCCACCTCAATGCTGAGACCACCCTCTTTATCATCGCATCCAAG ACATTTACCACCCAAGAGACCATTACCAACGCTGAGTCGGCCAAAGAATGGTTCCTGGAACACGCCAAAGAT AAAGCTGCTGTCGCCAAGCACTTTGTGGCCCTGTCTACAAACGCT cccAAAGTGAAGGATTTCGGCATCGACACAGAGAATATGTTTGAGTTCTGGGAT TGGGTTGGTGGTCGTTTCTCCTTGTGGTCTGCGATTGGCATGGCCATTGCCCTGCACATTG GCTTCGACAACTTTGAGAAGCTTCTTTCAGGAGCTCACTGGATG GACAACCACTTCCGCACCGCTCCTCTGGAAAAGAACGCGCCGGTCCTGCTGGCTATGCTGGGCATCTGGTACATCAACTTCTTCCACGCTGAGTCGCACGCCATGCTGCCCTACGATCAGTACATGCACCGCTTCACTGCCTACTTCCAACAG GGAGACATGGAGTCCAATGGAAAATACATCACTAACAAGGGAGCACGTGTCAACTACCACACTGGGCCAATAGTGTGGGGAGAGCCAGGAACCAATGGGCAGCATGCGTTCTACCAACTCATCCACCAAG GAACACGTATGGTGCCCTCTGACTTCCTGATCCCTGCTCAGTCCCAGCATCCCATCAGAGACAACCTGCACCACAAG ATCTTGCTGGGCAACTTCCTGGCCCAGACCGAGGCCCTGATGAAGGGTAAGACCACAGAGGAGGCCAGGAAGGAGCTGGAGGCCAGCGGCGTGACTGGAGATGACCTGGAAAAGATCCTCCCTCATAAA GTCTTCCAGGGAAACAGACCAACCACATCAATCATCTTCAAGAAAGTGACTCCTTACACACTTGGAGCACTTATAG CGATGTATGAACACAAGATCTTCATCCAGGGTCTGATGTGGGAGATCAACAGTTTTGACCAGTGGGG agTGGAACTGGGCAAACAGCTCGCAAAGAAGATCGAGCCCGAGCTCAAGGACAAGGCAGAGGTCCACTCCCACGACTCCTCCACCAACGGACTCATCAACTTCCTCAAGAAGAACTTTTCCTGA